From the Pseudarthrobacter sp. MM222 genome, one window contains:
- a CDS encoding DUF6221 family protein, protein MDVVEFLSQRIAEDEAAARNLLNDRSLSRSGEWYERRLLLECEAKKRLIGIVESARQAALAALVRESDGDAPWSPEALEWTRLSLNALALPYLDHPDFERHWLQL, encoded by the coding sequence GTGGACGTCGTCGAATTCCTGTCCCAGCGGATCGCCGAAGACGAGGCAGCGGCGCGGAATCTGCTCAATGACAGATCACTCTCCCGGTCCGGGGAATGGTACGAGCGCCGCCTCCTGTTGGAATGCGAGGCCAAGAAACGGCTGATCGGCATCGTCGAATCCGCCCGGCAGGCCGCCTTGGCGGCGCTGGTCCGCGAGTCCGACGGGGATGCACCGTGGAGTCCGGAGGCCCTCGAATGGACCAGGCTATCCCTCAATGCCCTCGCATTGCCCTACCTTGATCATCCCGACTTCGAACGGCACTGGCTTCAGCTGTAG